TTTTTAGCTAGGGTGTTTATGGATTCTGTAAGGGTGGCAATTAGGGATTTGTAGTGAGGATCTTCTGCTTTGCTTGGTGGATTCATCACTCCTTTTGCATTTCTTCCTTGAAAAAACTCTTTGATGTCATAGAGTGAGGCATTTACATTATAAGGCTTAGCTCTAAAGTCTTGTGCGTGATAGTAAGCATAAACTTCTCTTCCTGCTTCAAAAACTACCTTTGCTTCAGGGCTAAACTCTAGCTTTTCGCTCATTTTAGATTCTGTAAATAAGCTGTTTATATCATCTAGCTTTATTTTGCCATTTATAAACTCTGTCATAAAGTTACTCTCAAACGCACTCTTTGCTCCTACTTCGGATTCTGTAAAGGGGATAAAGTGGTTTATGCCATTTGTGCTTGTGATGCGGTTTTGTCCGTGAAACAGAGCAAAAGCCAAGCAATCGCTTTGAAACTCTTTGTCTTCTTCCCATAGTGAGTTTGGAGCATAGAATTGATCTCTATCATTGAGCCAAGTTGCTGGAATTGCTTGACGGATTGTAAAGTAAATTCCTCCAAAAATAAGGGAAGTTTTGCTTAAAGCATAATAGTTATTGTGTCTTGTGCCAATTTTGTTGATGATACATAAGAATTTTGTATTTTGAAAATCAGGCGTGGGATTTTCCATATATCCCAAAACTTCTTTTGCTTTCTTATCATCATATCTCTTGATCCACTGATTTATACTCTTAACTCTTTCACCACAAAAACCCTTTTGTCCTAAAAAGCGTCCATTTTTGTCAAAAATATCAAGTCTTACATTTTTGATTGTTTCTTTTTGTTTTGTATCCCAAATCAAAAATCCAATAGGGAATTGCCCTCTAACATTATCAAAAGTATCTGCTGGAACGATAAAACCTTCTAAAAAATGAGCTTTAAAAGTTTCTCTAAATTTGATGAAGTTTTGCGAGTTGAGATATTTAAGTGTAGAAAAACACCCCAAAATACAACCACTGATTTCAGTATAGATTCTTATAAAAAATTGAGCAAAAAGCTCATTGTTTGCCTTACCTAGTATTTCCTTGTATCTTTGGCAAATTTTATTGCCTCTTGCAACGAGATCTTTGTTTTTTCCTGTTCTTGTAACCTGTGAGGCTGTTGTTGCCTCCGCATAAGGTGGATTGATATAGATCACAAGCTTTTGACGCTTTTTCTCATCTTTTAAAATCTCTTGGAGTTTTTTGGGGACTTTTGATTCTGTAAGGACATTGCCCTTTTCATCGACTTTATCAAAAAACTCATCATTGAGAAAATCAAACTGAAAAATATGATTTTCAAAGAGATTTGCTCCATTTTTAATCCGCTCTTTGATGACATCAACATCGGGCTTATCAAGCGTGGAGCAAAAGATATTTCTAGGATTGCTAAGCCCTGAGAGGAGATTACCCGTCCCTCCCGCACAATCCCATATATAATACTCCTCTTGCCAATCCTCACCCAAAGCTTTGGCTAGATATTCTTGGGATTTTTGCACCCAAATTGAAGGAGTGAAAAACGCTCCTTTGCGTTCTCTCACATCTTGAGCGACAAGCAAATCCCTCCGCTCTATAATGTATTCCCAAAACTCCTCTCTTGGAGGGCGTTTATACACACTCCAAAACTTTTGATGAGCTTTTTGGGAATCTTTGAAATTTGCGATTTCATTGGTTTGTGTGCCTAGGAATGTAAGCTTTTTGTTGAACTCATAGTAAGAGCCTCTAAGGATTGTATAGAGTTTATCAGTGATGGTTGAGTTATCCAGTGAAAGCAAATCTGCAAGGTAAAAATCAGCATCAAGGATTCCTACTTGCTTGGCTCTCTCCCAATCAATGCTAATGCTATTCTTAACAACCTCTACCCATTTAAAATACACACTGACAAAGTTGTTTTTGTCTATCTCGTATTTATTGATTTCATCGGTAGTGAGGTTTTGGGTGATGAAGTTTATAAGTTCTTTACTTTGGTTTTCATAGGAGAATAGAATTATCTCGTTTTTTAATGTTAGCTTTAGACTTTCTAGGAGGGTTTGGAATTGCTCTGTTTTGTGATTGCTTGGGGTGATACTCCAATTGATGTCATTTTGATAAAAAACCTCTTGGATACACGAAAAGGGTAGAAATGCAAACTTCTCTGCGTCAAATGCACCTAAGAATTTTGGGGTTTGCTGTGTGTTGTAGCGATATTTTCCGATAGTGAGAATAAGCTGGATAAATGACTTATATATACAAGAGTCTTTGCCATTTTTTGCCTCTGCCCATAGCAGATTGATTTCACCTAAGATTCCGAGATTTTGTGTGATGGTAAAGTCAATCTTGTCCCCGAAATAATTGAAATCTTCAAAATACAAATCTTTTATCTTGCTTTTTAATTTTTCTTCTGTAAGATTTGAAAGATTCATTACCACTCCAAAGCACTGATTTTATACATTGAAGTTAATTTATCCAAAATAGATTTTATATTTGCTTTAAGAATGATATATTAATGGGTATAACTTTAAGGGGTGATTATGAAGTTTGTAAGCTACAAATATCAAAGTAAAGTGTATTGCGGAATCTTAGTAGATGATATGTGCTATTCTTTTTGTGATTTTCTTTTAGAATTTACAACCATGAATGAGTTTTTGCAAAATTATTCACAAGAGGTTCTAGTTAGACTAAAGAGTGGTTCAAACAAGGCAGGGATCAGTATAGATAGTGTAGAGATTCTCTCTCCAATTATCTCTCCATTGCAAGATGTCCTATGTGTTGGGGTAAATTATTTAGAACATGCAAAAGAATCTGCAACTTTTAAAGGAGAGAAATTTGAGACAAGAGACTATCCTGTGTATTTTTCAAAGCGTGTAGATGAGATGGTATCTCCATTTGGTGAGATTCCTCTTAATGGCGATATTACAAATATGCTTGATTATGAAGTGGAATTAGGCGTTATTTTATGCAAGGATATTTATAAACCAAGCAGAGATGAGGTTTTAGATAGTATTTTTGGCTATACGATTATTAATGATATTTCTGCTAGGGATTTACAAAAGAGATATAAGCAATTTTATTTTGGCAAAAGTCTAAAAGGTAGTTGTGTTATGGGACCTTGTATCGTTAGTAAGGATGAATTTAATAATGAGATTCCGTCTTTGGATATACAATGCTATGTAAATGGTGAGCTAAGGCAAAATAGTAATACAAGAAATATGATTTTTAAAATAGATTTCATGCTTTATGAGCTATCACATGCTATGAAGCTAAAGAGTGGGACAATATTATCAACTGGCACACCAAGCGGGGTTGGTATGGGATTTAATCCGCCAAGATTTCTAAAAGGTGGTGATTTAGTAGAGTGCAAAATAGAAAAAATAGGAAGTTTGAAAAATTTTGTATCAAGTATATAAAGTTTTAAAAAATATATCCGATATAATCACATAACCACACAAGAAGGTTGTAAAACTTAACTTGTAAGGTTAAATTTAAAATATGCTAAGCCAAGGAAGGTAAGGCACAAATAAAAAGGAGTTTAAAATGGCTTTCCAAGTCAATACCAATGTTAATGCGTTAAACGCACATGCTCAAAGCACATTCACACAAACAAACCTAGCAAGTTCTTTGCAAAAGTTAAGTTCAGGTTTAAGAATTAACTCTGCTAAAGATGACGCTTCAGGTATGGCTATTGCTGATAGTTTGAGATCTCAAGCAAATGCTCTAGGTCAAGCAATCAGAAATGGTAATGATGGTATGGGTATTATCCAAATTGCAGATAAGGCAATGGATGAGCAAATAAAGATTCTAGATACAATTAAGACTAAGGCTACTCAAGCAGCTCAAGACGGTCAAACAACTCAAACTAGAATTGCGATCCAAGCGGATATCAATAGGCTAATTGAATCGCTAGATAACATCGCTGGTACAACATCATACAATGGTCTTAACCTACTAGCTGGTGGATTTACAAACAAAGAATTCCAAGTTGGTGCTTATTCTAACCAAACAATTAGAGCAAGTATTGGTGCTACAAGTTCTGATAAGATTGGACATGTTAGAAGTGAGACACTGAAATTTAGTGCTACTGGAACTTCAAGTATGACTTTCCAACAAGCTAAAGGCGGAAAAGATGTAGCTTTGGAGTCAGTTATTATCTCTACATCTGCTGGAACAGGTTTGGGTGCATTAGCAGAGGTAATTAATAAAAACTCTGATAACTTAGGTGGAGTGCGAGCTGAAGCTAAGGTTCAAGTTCAAGGGACAGCTATTGGTGGTGGTGATATTACTTCACTTACTATTAATGGTGTTAAAATTGGTGATATTAAAGAAATTTCTGGTGCTGATAGAGATGGAAGACTTGTTCAAGCTATCAATGCTAAGAAAGAAGAAACAGGTGTTGAAGCATCAATTGCTGAAGATGGATCATTGGTTCTAAGATCTACAGATGGTAGAGCTATTAACATAGGAGGTCAAGGCGTATCTGCTGCTGGTATTTCAGTTGGAACGACAGTTGGATCTCTAACACTTACTAGATTAGGTTCAAATGATATTAACTATTCACTTACAGGTAATGTTGCTGCAGTTTCTGGTGCCGCTGAAGCTACAACCACATTAAGGGATTCAAAAGGAATCTTCGATGCTAATGTAAAATCTGCTATCGGTGCAAATGTAGGTATAAATAGTGGAAACGCAAGTTTTGGTGGAGATCTAGGTGCTGGTGTTACAACTTTAAATGGAGCAATGTTAATGATGGATATCGCAGAATCAGCTATTAAGCAATTAGACCAAATTAGATCAGACTTAGGTTCTGTTCAACAACAAATGCAATCAACAATCAACAATATTACAATCACTCAAGTGAATGTAAAATCTGCTGAATCTGGAATTAGAGAAGTGGATTTCGCTCAAGAGTCAGCTAATTTCTCTAACCTAAACATTCTAGCTCAAGCTGGTAGCTATGCAATGAGTCAGTCAAATGCTGCACAGCAAAATATCTTAAGATTACTTCAGTAGTCTTTTTGGCCTCCTTTGGAGGTCATATCTTCTTTTACTCAAACTTTACAAATCTGCTTTTTAAACTTTACAATTTTTTTCTATACTTCATAGACTTAAATTTTTAGGAGTTCTTATGAAGAAAATACTTTTAGGTTTTGTTTCTTTGTCATTGTGTGCAAGTGCATTAATGGCAGAAAATATATATCCTATTTCAAGAGAAATGGGTTCAGGAACTAGAGGGGCTTTTGTAGAAATATTTGAAGTTCATAGAGAAGTAAAGGGTAAGAAAATTGATGCAACTTCAAAAAGTGCAGAGGTTACAAACTCAACAGGAGTAATGATAACAAGTGTATCAAACTCTAAAAATTCAATAGGCTATATTTCTCTTGGATCTTTAAATGATAAAGTAAAGGCAGTAAGTATAGATGGTAAAGCACCAAGTGTAGAAAACATACAAAATAAAAGCTATGTTATTTCACGACCATTCCATATTGTAACTAAGGGTGATAGGAATCCACTTTTGAGTGATTTTATTTCCTACATACTATCAACTGACGCAAAGGCTGTTGTAGAAAAAGCTGGATATATTTCTAATGCAAGTGCTCCATATACAGGAAATAAACCAAGTGGCAAGGTAGTAATAGCAGGCTCAAGCTCTGTAACGCCTCTAATGGAGAAACTAAAAGAATCTTATGCAAAGATTAATCCAAATGCAACAATAGAGATTCAGCAATCAGATTCTACAACAGGGGTGAATTCTGTGGTTGAAGGAATTGCTGATTTAGGAATGGTATCAAGAGAAATAAAAGAAAGCGAATCTAAAAAAGGAATTAGTTATGAGATTTTAGCTATTGATGGTTTGGCAATTATTGTAAATAAAGAAAATCCTATCTCTTCTTTGAGTAAAGAGCAAGTTAGAGATATATTTTTGGGAAATATTACTACTTGGGATAAAGTTAAGTAATGTATTTTAAAGAGATTTTTTTTAAAGGTATTTTTGCCTTTTGTGCCATAGTATCCACATTAGCATTAGCAATGATATGTATATTTTTGTTTGCTAATGCTATTCCTACACTTTTTTCTATTGGTGTTTTGGAATTTATATTTGGGTTTGATTGGTATCCTCTAGATGAAATATTTGGTATTTTTCCTATGATTATAGGCAGTATTTATGTTACTGCATTAGCTATTTTTATAGGTGTGCCTTTGGGAGTTTTGAGTGCGGTTTATCTTTCTCAATTCTGCCCAAAAAGTTTGTCTAAATTTATAATTCCTACAGTTGAGCTATTAGGTGCTATACCTAGTGTTGTGTATGGGTTTTTTGGGCTTGTTGTTATTGTGCCATTCTTAGCAGATGTATTTAGTGGGGTATCTGGTAAGAGTATTTTGGCAGCTTCCTTAGTGCTATCAATAATGATATTGCCAACTATAATTTTAGTGTCAAAAGCTGCTATAGATTCAGTGCCTAAGAGTTATTGCGAAGGTGCATTAGCATTAGGTGCAACAAAAGAGAGAAGCGTATTCTTTGTAACTTTAAAAGCAGCAAAAAGTGGAATCTTATCTTCTGTGATTTTAGGTGTGGGGCGTGCCATTGGTGAGGCAATGGCCGTAATAATGGTAGCAGGCAATCAAGTGCAATTACCGCATAGCGTCTTAGATGGGGTAAGAACGCTAACTACAAACATTGTTCTTGAGATGGGCTATGCCACTGATTTACACAAAGAAGTGCTGATTGTAAATGCAGTTACTTTATTTGTATTTATTTTGCTTATAAATGCTAGTTTTGGTCTTTTAAGCAAGGATAGACGATGAACGAATTAAGAACTGATCTTGTATCACTTATTTTATCATTAGCAATGAAGTTTTCAATGGCTACGGTGCTTTTAGTGTTTTTATTGCTTATTGGATTTATTTTTTATAATGGTTTGGCTTATATTTCTTGGGATTTGTTTGCTTGGGAATATAATAGCGAGAATGTATCAATGATGCCTGCTATTATTAATACTTTGCATATGATTGTTATTGCATTGTCTATTTCACTTCCTTTAGGGCTTTTTGGTGCGATATTTTTGAGTGAATATGGAAATAAAAGGAGTAAAATATTAGCAGTAGTTAGAATAGGTTCTGATGCATTAGTGGGGATTCCAAGTATTGTATATGGATTATTTGGATATTTAGCATTTGTTATTTATTTTGGCTTTAAGACTAGTATTATTGCTGGGGCTTTAACTTTGGCAATTATGATTTTACCACTTATATTAAGAAGCTCTGAAGAAGCATTAAGGGCAATACCTATGAGCTTTAGAGAAGCAAGTTTTGCACTTGGAGCTGGGAAGCTTAGGACGATTTTTGCTATTGTGGTTCCTGCTGCTATTCCGGGTATTTTAGCTGGAGTTATTCTTAGTATTGGCAGGATAGTTGGTGAGAGTGCTGCATTGCTATACACATCAGGCAGTGTTGCTAAGGTGGCATCAGCTATGGATTCTGGTAGAACTTTAAGTGTGCATATGTATGCGATATCTAGCGAAGGATTGCATGTAAATGAAGCATATAGCACGGCTATGGTGTTAATTATAATCGTATTTTTTATAAATTTGCTATCAAATTTCATAGCAAAAAAACTAACTAAGGCTTAATATGGATAAGAAATATTGTTTCAGCATTAAAGATATGAATCTTTATTATGGTAAGTTTCATGCATTGAAAAATATAAATATGCAGATTCTAAAAGGCAAGGTAACAGCCTTTATAGGTCCTAGTGGTTGTGGCAAATCCACATTTATAAAGACTTTAAATAGAATGAATGATTTGGTTGATAATTGTGTTGTTCAAGGTAAAATTTCTTATTGTGGTAAAAATATTTATAAAGATTGTAATGTAATTACTTTAAGAAAAAAGGTCGGAATGGTATTTCAAAAACCAAACCCATTTCCTATGAGTGTGTATGACAATATTGCCTTTGGACCTAGAACGCATGGCATTAAAGACAAAAGCAAATTAGATGATATTGTGGAGAAATCATTAAAAGATGCTGCTTTGTGGGACGACTTAAAAGATAGGTTAAAAGAAAGTGCATTAGGGCTTAGTGGGGGGCAACAACAAAGGCTGTGTATCGCAAGAACTCTAGCTATAAAACCACAAGTAATATTAATGGACGAGCCTACAAGCGCCTTAGATCCTATATCTACTCTAAAAATCGAAGAGTTAATTACTAGATTAAAAAAAGACTACACTATAATAATAGTTACACACAATATGCAACAAGCTGCGAGAATCTCTGATAAAACAGCATTTTTTTGGCTTGGTGAAGTTGTGGAATATGATGATACGGATAAAATATTTAATAAACCAAAATTCAAAAAAACACAAGATTATGTAAATGGAAGATTTGGATAAAGGAAGCTAGTGATTTATATATTAGAAGATGATAAGTCAATTTTAGAGCTTATATTATATGCACTAAAATCTCAAAACATAGAAGCCAAAGGATTTGGCGAACCAAAAGCATTAAAAGAATCTCTAAAAAGCGAAATACCAAATGTGTTAATACTAGATATTATGTTACCAGAACAAAGTGGGTTTAAGATTTTAGAGGATATTAAAAAAAGTGAGAAAACAAAAGATATCCCAGTGCTATTACTTAGTGCTTTAAATAGCGAGTTTGATAAGGTCAAGGGACTTGATTTGGGGGCTGATGATTATATTACAAAGCCTTTTGGAGTAATGGAGCTACTAGCTAGAATTAGGGCTATGCTTAGAAGAAGTGCTAAAAATAAACCAACAAAAGATGATATAGTCTTTAAAAATTTAAGCTACTCTAGTATAAATCATAGCGTAAAGATAGATAACCAAAAAATAGAACTAACACTAAAAGAGTTTGAGATTCTTGGATTATTTTTGCAAAATATGGAGAGGGCATTTAGCAGAGATGAGTTATTAGAGTTATTGTGGGATAATTATAATAGTGAGAGTAGAACGGTTGATATACATATAAAGACACTCCGTCAAAAGCTTGGTTCATTTGGTGAGCATATAAAAACGATTCGTGGTGTTGGCTATAAGTTCTCAAAAGTTCTATAATGCAACAGAAAATTTTTTATTCTATTTTTAGTGCATGTTTTTTATTGTTGCTTATTGTTAATATTTTTTTGATTTTTTCTTTTGAAGCTTTTTTGGAAAGAGAGTTGTTTTTAAAGTTAGAATCCAGTGCTAAACAAGTAAAAGATTCTGCTAATAAATACATAAATGGCGAGTTAAAATATATAAGTCATCATAGATTGACTATTATTAACAATGATGGCGAGGTTTTGTATGATAACTTTGCAGATATATCTAAATTAGACAATCATATATTAAGGCATGAGGTGCAAGAAGCGTTTAAAAATGGGGTTGCTAAGAGCATTAGGTATTCAGATACATTACAAGAAAAAACCCTATATTATGCACTAATGCATGATAATTTAATTATCCGTCTATCAAATACTCACGATTATCTTTTTGGCTCCATAGTAAGATTTATGCCATATTTTATTGTTGAATTTTTTGCATTTTTGTTTCTATCACTCTTACTTGCAAAAGTCCTTACAAGAAAAATTCTAAAGCCAATTATTGAATGCGATATTGATAGTTTGAGCAAGGATAGCTCATATAAAGAATTGCATAGTTTTGTAAAAAAAATAAAATTTCAAAATAAAGTAATAAAGCAAAAGCAAAAAGAAATATTGCTATTAATAGAAAATATGAGCGATGGCATTATATGGCTAAATAGACATGGAAATATCCTAAGCGTCAATAAAAGTGTATCTTTATATTTTAGTGATATAGAATCTACTCTTAGTATATATCAGTTATCTGATTGCACATTTTTAAAAATAGCATTAGAAGCATTAGAGGAATTCAAAAAAAACAAACAACAAGAAAATAAAATTTTGCAATTAAAAATTGCACATTATGAATGTGAAGTAGTCTTATCATCGATTATTTCAAAGAATAAGTTTAAAGGAATGGTGATTGTAATACGCAATATAACAGAAAAAAAGATAGCCCAAAAACTTCAAAGAGAATTTAGTGCAAATGTAACACATGAGCTAAAAACTCCCCTTACTTCGATTCTTGCAAGTAGTGAGATGATAAGAAATAAGTTAGTAGCAAAAGAGGATTTAGATAGTTTTGTAGATAGGATTTATTGTGAATCTAGACGACTTTTGTCCATGATTGATGAAATCCTTAAAATATCATTCTTTGATGAAGGGAAGGAAGATAGATTAAAGAAGATTCGTATAAATTTAAAAAATATAGTTGAGAGAGTGAGTGAGAGATTGAGCTTGATTGCAGAAGGTGCCCTAGTGACAATTAAGCTTGATGTTTGTGATTGCCATATTTTTGGCGTTGAAGATTTAATAGAAGATAGTATTTTCAATATATGTCATAACGCAATAAGATATAACAAACCAAATGGAGAAGTGCTAATTACATTGCATAAAGAAAATGACGCAATAAAACTATCCATAAAAGATACAGGAATAGGGATTCCACAAGATAGTCTACCTAGAATCTTTGAGAGATTCTTCTGTGTTGATAAGGGTAGGAGTAAGAAGCTTGGAGGTAGTGGGCTTGGGCTATCGATAGTTGATACTGCACTAAAATATCACAATGCAACAATAGATGTAAAGAGTGAAGTTGGGATTGGAAGTGAGTTTATAATTACTTTTAAAGAAGTCGAATCTTAGGAGTTTGCAAAGCTTCTAATAATTTCTATTTTTGATTGGAAGTTTTCAAATCTATGGCTTCCACCATCTTCAATTATTGTTTTTGAATCTTTGAATCTCTCTTGTGCTTCTTTGTAGTCTAGGATATTATCGCCCTTTTGTAAGAGTAGTAAATAAAGTTCATAGTTTATGTTATTTGTTTTATAATCCTTTAAGCTCTCTACCAAGTCCAAGCTCCAAAAGAAGTGTTGTTTGTTATATGATATAGGTATTGTGCCAATAGCAGGTAGTAGTGTTTTGTAGGCATTTATTACAGGATTTATTAAGACTGATTTTATTTTGTATTTTTCTGCTAGAAATGTAGCATAATATCCACCTAATGAGCTACCTATAATACATTTTATATTGTTGTTTTTTATTATGTTTTCTGCTAGGTTTATGGCTAATTTTGGGACATATGGCAAGTCTGGCAAAATAGAATTAGGAAGGCTAGAGAAGATTATCCTCCCCTTATAGCACATTCCTATACTTCTAAATCCATGCAGGTATAAAAACATTATTTAATAGCACCAAGAGCAGCTTCGTAATTTGGTTCTGTTGTGATTTCTGATACTATTTCTTTATGCACGATTTCTCCATTTGGATTTACCACAAATACCGCTCTACTTAGCAGTCCTTCTAGTGGAGAACCATCAATAATTACACCATATTTCTCACCAAATTCTTTGCTTCTAAAATCACTTAGTGCAACTACATTGCTAATCCCTTCAGTAGAGCAGAATCTTCCTTGTGCAAATGGTAAGTCAAGAGAGATTACAAATACTTCAGCATTGTTTAGAGATGATGCTTTTTCATTGAATTTTCTTGTTTGTGTAGCACATACCCCAGTATCTAATGAAGGCACTACATTTATTATTTGGTATTTTCCACTAGCACCACCTACTGATTTTAAGCTTAAATCACCAGCTACAAGCTCTACTTTAGGTGCTTTTGCTCCAACTTCTATATTTTGTCCTTTTAGATTTACAGAATTTCCTTTAAAAGTAACCATATTTTTTCCTTTTTTAAAAATAGATAAGTTTCAATTTTTAAATAATTTTGCTAAAAGAAAAATTAATTTTAAAAGCTTTGAATCTTTGGAGTTATCTTTATGTCTTTTATATCTACAAAGTCGCCTATAAGATAAGATTCAACTGCCACTCTACCTATCATTGCAGCATTATCAGAACAAAAGCTTAGAGGTGCTAGTAGTAATTGCTTATTATATGAATCTGCTAGGTTTTGAATTTGTTCTCTTAAAGATAGATTTGCACTAGCACCACCTACGATAGCAAAGTGTTGCCATGTATTTGATTGTTTGTTTAATTCAAAAAAGGTTTTGCACTTTTGCACTATGTGAGAAATTGCAACTTTTTGAAATGAGGCACAAATATCGTTAATAAAATTATCATTGATTGTATTTTTTTCTATTTCTAATCTTACGGCATTTTTTAGCCCAGAGAAGCTAAATGCTAGATTATTTTTGTTATTTAATGGTTGTGGGAGGCTGATATTTGCATTGCCCATTTTAGCTCTTAATTCAACTATCGGTCCTCCAGGATATCCTAAAGATAGCATTTTAGCAACTTTGTCAAAACTTTCCCCAAAGCTATCATCAATGCTTTGTGCAATTATTTTTGTTTCATTTAGTCCTTTTGATTCTAGTAGCATGGTATGTCCGCCAGATACAAGCAAGATTCCAAGTGGAAAGATTGAATCTTTTTCTAAAAATAAAGAGTATATATGTCCTTTTAGGTGATTTACTGATATTAGTGGCAAATTTAGTGCATAAGCTAGGCTTTGAGCCATAACCACACCTTCAAGTAAAGTTACGCTAAGACCGGGTTCTGTCGTTACTGCTATTGCCTTTAATTGATTTAAAAATTCTTTGCATTCTTTTAGAATCTGTGGAAGTAATTTTGCGTGTAATCTACTTGCTAGTTCAGGGACTACACCGCCATAGTCTTTATGTGAAGATTCTTGGGATATTTTTTTGTGGAATATTAGCTTTTTGTCTTTTATGCGTGTGATAGCTATCGAGCTATCATCACAACTACTCTCTATGCTTAGAATCATTACGCATTTTGCTCTAGGACATTAGCACCTAGTGAAGAGATTTTTTGGTCTATTTTTTCTAATGCTTTTTGTATCGTCTCTTTGCTTATATCAGGTAGCTCTCCTCCCCATGCCTTCTCTGCCATTTCATAGCCTTTTAGTATGCCTTCTCTGCCTTGTTTTAGCTTTTCTATATCATCTCCAGCACCTGCTAGGACAAAGTCAGCAATCCTATTTGATGTGTTTTTCACACCAAAGAATCCATCTTCGCTTATTAGCTCTTGTGCTTCTTTTTGTGTTAATTGATTAATAGGTTTTCCATTATAACCTATATCGCTTAGTCCAACACCATTTAAAATATCATCTAAAGTTGGCATTGGTTTGCCACTTGCTGTGTTTCCGATTCCACTTTGGATTCCGAAATTTATAGTAATTTGAGTGATGGAGATTTCAAATTGCATAGTATAGCCATTCATTATTGACTTTGCGTCTAAGTTGGAGGCCACCTCTTTTATTTTGTCTGTATTATTGCTATTGAAACTATTTGCTGTGTTAAAGTCTTTTGTATTTGCATTAAAAGTGTTGTTGTTATTTAATGATGTAATTGCCATAACTTCCTCCGTTAATAAATTTATTATAATAATATCGACAATTTTTTAAAAAAGAGTAACTAATGAAAAGATTTTATGCTGAATGGGAATATCAAGATTGTATTTTATTTAGCTTCCCTCATGAAGATTCTGATTGGAGTGCTTATTTAGATGAGGTAAGAGATGTGTATTGCAAGATTATTTACGAGGTTTTGTGTTGTGAGAGTTGTATTTTAATTGTAAAAAATAAAGATGAATCTAGGGAGTATATTAATAATTACTTTGAGATTCATAAGTTAAAAACTGATGTGTTAGATAGATTATATTTAATTGAGATTCCTAGTAATGATACTTGGACTAGAGATTTTGGGGGGATTACAATTTGCAAAGATGATAAAAATATAGTTCTAGATTATGGATTTAATGGTTGGGGGTTAAAATTC
The Helicobacter ibis DNA segment above includes these coding regions:
- the pstA gene encoding phosphate ABC transporter permease PstA; amino-acid sequence: MNELRTDLVSLILSLAMKFSMATVLLVFLLLIGFIFYNGLAYISWDLFAWEYNSENVSMMPAIINTLHMIVIALSISLPLGLFGAIFLSEYGNKRSKILAVVRIGSDALVGIPSIVYGLFGYLAFVIYFGFKTSIIAGALTLAIMILPLILRSSEEALRAIPMSFREASFALGAGKLRTIFAIVVPAAIPGILAGVILSIGRIVGESAALLYTSGSVAKVASAMDSGRTLSVHMYAISSEGLHVNEAYSTAMVLIIIVFFINLLSNFIAKKLTKA
- a CDS encoding fumarylacetoacetate hydrolase family protein, giving the protein MKFVSYKYQSKVYCGILVDDMCYSFCDFLLEFTTMNEFLQNYSQEVLVRLKSGSNKAGISIDSVEILSPIISPLQDVLCVGVNYLEHAKESATFKGEKFETRDYPVYFSKRVDEMVSPFGEIPLNGDITNMLDYEVELGVILCKDIYKPSRDEVLDSIFGYTIINDISARDLQKRYKQFYFGKSLKGSCVMGPCIVSKDEFNNEIPSLDIQCYVNGELRQNSNTRNMIFKIDFMLYELSHAMKLKSGTILSTGTPSGVGMGFNPPRFLKGGDLVECKIEKIGSLKNFVSSI
- the pstB gene encoding phosphate ABC transporter ATP-binding protein PstB, whose translation is MDKKYCFSIKDMNLYYGKFHALKNINMQILKGKVTAFIGPSGCGKSTFIKTLNRMNDLVDNCVVQGKISYCGKNIYKDCNVITLRKKVGMVFQKPNPFPMSVYDNIAFGPRTHGIKDKSKLDDIVEKSLKDAALWDDLKDRLKESALGLSGGQQQRLCIARTLAIKPQVILMDEPTSALDPISTLKIEELITRLKKDYTIIIVTHNMQQAARISDKTAFFWLGEVVEYDDTDKIFNKPKFKKTQDYVNGRFG
- the pstC gene encoding phosphate ABC transporter permease subunit PstC, with amino-acid sequence MYFKEIFFKGIFAFCAIVSTLALAMICIFLFANAIPTLFSIGVLEFIFGFDWYPLDEIFGIFPMIIGSIYVTALAIFIGVPLGVLSAVYLSQFCPKSLSKFIIPTVELLGAIPSVVYGFFGLVVIVPFLADVFSGVSGKSILAASLVLSIMILPTIILVSKAAIDSVPKSYCEGALALGATKERSVFFVTLKAAKSGILSSVILGVGRAIGEAMAVIMVAGNQVQLPHSVLDGVRTLTTNIVLEMGYATDLHKEVLIVNAVTLFVFILLINASFGLLSKDRR
- a CDS encoding flagellin B, with product MAFQVNTNVNALNAHAQSTFTQTNLASSLQKLSSGLRINSAKDDASGMAIADSLRSQANALGQAIRNGNDGMGIIQIADKAMDEQIKILDTIKTKATQAAQDGQTTQTRIAIQADINRLIESLDNIAGTTSYNGLNLLAGGFTNKEFQVGAYSNQTIRASIGATSSDKIGHVRSETLKFSATGTSSMTFQQAKGGKDVALESVIISTSAGTGLGALAEVINKNSDNLGGVRAEAKVQVQGTAIGGGDITSLTINGVKIGDIKEISGADRDGRLVQAINAKKEETGVEASIAEDGSLVLRSTDGRAINIGGQGVSAAGISVGTTVGSLTLTRLGSNDINYSLTGNVAAVSGAAEATTTLRDSKGIFDANVKSAIGANVGINSGNASFGGDLGAGVTTLNGAMLMMDIAESAIKQLDQIRSDLGSVQQQMQSTINNITITQVNVKSAESGIREVDFAQESANFSNLNILAQAGSYAMSQSNAAQQNILRLLQ
- a CDS encoding substrate-binding domain-containing protein, coding for MKKILLGFVSLSLCASALMAENIYPISREMGSGTRGAFVEIFEVHREVKGKKIDATSKSAEVTNSTGVMITSVSNSKNSIGYISLGSLNDKVKAVSIDGKAPSVENIQNKSYVISRPFHIVTKGDRNPLLSDFISYILSTDAKAVVEKAGYISNASAPYTGNKPSGKVVIAGSSSVTPLMEKLKESYAKINPNATIEIQQSDSTTGVNSVVEGIADLGMVSREIKESESKKGISYEILAIDGLAIIVNKENPISSLSKEQVRDIFLGNITTWDKVK